The proteins below come from a single Periophthalmus magnuspinnatus isolate fPerMag1 chromosome 7, fPerMag1.2.pri, whole genome shotgun sequence genomic window:
- the rer1 gene encoding protein RER1 isoform X1, with product MSEGDSAGESIHGKPSVVAVFFTRIGQIYQSWLDKSTPFYAVRWAATLLLTAIYMIRVYILQGWYIVTYALGIYHLNLFIAFLSPKVDPSLLDEDDGPALPTKQNEEFRPFIRRLPEFKFWHSATKGIVIAMICTFFEAFNVPVFWPILVMYFIMLFCITMKRQIKHMIKYRYLPFTHGKRTYKGKEDTGKTFAS from the exons ATGTCAGAAGGGGATAGTGCTGGGGAGTCAATCCATGGAAAACCATCGGTAGTCGCAGTCTTTTTTACACGGATTGGACAG ATCTATCAGTCATGGTTGGACAAGTCAACACCGTTCTATGCAGTGAGATGGGCTGCGACCTTACTACTCACAGCAATCTACATGATCAGAGTGTACATACTACAG GGTTGGTATATAGTAACTTATGCTTTGGGAATCTACCATCTCAACCTCTTCATTGCTTTCCTGTCACCTAAAGTGGACCCGTCACTGCTTGATGAAG ATGATGGTCCAGCTCTTCCGACCAAGCAGAATGAGGAATTTCGTCCATTCATCAGGAGGTTACCGGAGTTCAAATTCTG GCATTCGGCAACAAAAGGCATCGTCATTGCCatgatttgtacattttttgagGCCTTCAACGTACCGGTGTTTTGGCCCATATTGGTCATGTACTTCATCATGCTCTTCTGCATCACTATGAAGAGGCAGATCAAG CACATGatcaagtacagatacctaccgTTCACACATGGGAAGAGGACGTACAAAGGCAAggaagacacagggaaaacatttGCTAGCTAA
- the rer1 gene encoding protein RER1 isoform X2, whose translation MSEGDSAGESIHGKPSVVAVFFTRIGQIYQSWLDKSTPFYAVRWAATLLLTAIYMIRVYILQGWYIVTYALGIYHLNLFIAFLSPKVDPSLLDEDDGPALPTKQNEEFRPFIRRLPEFKFWHSATKGIVIAMICTFFEAFNVPVFWPILVMYFIMLFCITMKRQIKHMIKYRYLPFTHGKRTYKEET comes from the exons ATGTCAGAAGGGGATAGTGCTGGGGAGTCAATCCATGGAAAACCATCGGTAGTCGCAGTCTTTTTTACACGGATTGGACAG ATCTATCAGTCATGGTTGGACAAGTCAACACCGTTCTATGCAGTGAGATGGGCTGCGACCTTACTACTCACAGCAATCTACATGATCAGAGTGTACATACTACAG GGTTGGTATATAGTAACTTATGCTTTGGGAATCTACCATCTCAACCTCTTCATTGCTTTCCTGTCACCTAAAGTGGACCCGTCACTGCTTGATGAAG ATGATGGTCCAGCTCTTCCGACCAAGCAGAATGAGGAATTTCGTCCATTCATCAGGAGGTTACCGGAGTTCAAATTCTG GCATTCGGCAACAAAAGGCATCGTCATTGCCatgatttgtacattttttgagGCCTTCAACGTACCGGTGTTTTGGCCCATATTGGTCATGTACTTCATCATGCTCTTCTGCATCACTATGAAGAGGCAGATCAAG CACATGatcaagtacagatacctaccgTTCACACATGGGAAGAGGACGTACAAAG AGGAGACATAA